In a single window of the Nocardioides massiliensis genome:
- a CDS encoding nuclear transport factor 2 family protein, whose protein sequence is MTTFTPRPAGATWDRAELEDALRGYQEAGQRAADTGDWGHFSAMFTEDATYSEHAYGEFTGRDEIHAWVTRTMGAFPGNVMTGFPMAWSVIDEPTARVICEVRNLMPDPGDGSVHEESNLTILTYGGDGLWAREEDVYNPMKFANMALKWAEVAEQHGRLPEDGAAFVARLTRGR, encoded by the coding sequence GTGACGACCTTCACACCGCGACCAGCGGGCGCCACCTGGGACCGCGCCGAGCTCGAGGACGCGCTGCGCGGCTACCAGGAAGCCGGGCAGCGTGCCGCCGACACCGGCGACTGGGGCCACTTCTCCGCGATGTTCACCGAGGACGCGACCTACTCCGAGCACGCCTACGGCGAGTTCACCGGACGCGACGAGATCCACGCCTGGGTGACCCGCACCATGGGTGCTTTCCCGGGCAACGTCATGACCGGCTTCCCGATGGCCTGGTCGGTGATCGACGAGCCGACCGCACGGGTCATCTGCGAGGTGCGCAACCTGATGCCCGATCCGGGCGACGGCAGCGTCCACGAGGAGTCGAACCTGACGATCCTCACGTACGGCGGCGACGGGCTGTGGGCACGCGAGGAGGACGTCTACAACCCGATGAAGTTCGCGAACATGGCGTTGAAGTGGGCCGAGGTCGCCGAGCAGCATGGACGCCTCCCCGAGGACGGCGCGGCGTTCGTGGCGCGCCTCACGCGCGGACGCTGA
- a CDS encoding metallopeptidase family protein gives MSRERFEELVSDALDGVPVELTRLMDNVVVLVEDEPPEHEPSDLLGLYDGVALTERDSNYTFREPDRIFIFRNPTLAMCGDEAEVVAEVRITVVHEIAHHFGIDDEALHALGYA, from the coding sequence ATGAGCCGGGAGCGCTTCGAGGAGCTGGTGAGCGACGCGCTCGACGGCGTACCCGTGGAGCTCACCCGGCTGATGGACAACGTGGTGGTGCTGGTCGAGGACGAGCCGCCGGAGCACGAGCCGTCGGACCTGCTGGGTCTGTACGACGGGGTGGCGCTGACCGAGCGGGACAGCAACTACACGTTCCGCGAGCCCGACCGGATCTTCATCTTCCGCAACCCGACCCTGGCGATGTGTGGCGACGAGGCCGAGGTCGTGGCCGAGGTGCGGATCACCGTCGTGCACGAGATCGCCCACCACTTCGGTATCGACGACGAGGCCCTGCACGCCCTGGGCTACGCCTGA
- a CDS encoding PAS domain-containing hybrid sensor histidine kinase/response regulator yields MDHADDLYLQIVESSTDGFWVIDADGVTRFASARLGEILGRDPAAMVGTPMSDYLDTAGQRQFAEHIAEVRAGRLNQSEVECCFLRGDGGRVWVTLAESRLNTEDAAPLYLHRITDSTAQRELLDEVSHSRAQLAEAQRIGKIGDFVWRPLEGHAQWSEELYRIFRLPQGRPPADWAGFLELIDPRDRDVVNASVRGFAGGSAETHVAWNGRLNTGDPTDVVWLRGRGLFERDAEGRIAVVRGTVQDQTVERETEDALRDSLRQNTLLQALTSASNQAETLEDVLVISKLAITDYEDWYRARAFEPDPEAPYGVRPAYVQDTDAAEDAALTPAQVEQELRIARKAAEVRELVWDESVHDRPLIAFPVLLDGEIITIIVLTALDPFLRHSMIADMVAQISAQLARVAERERLIVELSQARDDAMAASRQKSEFLATMSHEIRTPMNGVVGLNDLLLQTRLDAEQRRLAEGVQGAGQALLRIIDDILDFSKIEAGKLELSTETFSIEQVLDRVLAIFGPGATAKGITLTAQTEPDVPTVLRGDGYRLGQVVSNLVSNAVRFTHEGSVAVHVRRDGAPRPDGRHCLRFEVRDTGIGIEPSAQAALFEPFTQADRTTSGTFGGTGLGLAISRQLVAAMDGEVGLESVRHQGSTFWFTAHFAEASTDEPLDAGREAASDEIPPGTRVLIVEDNELNQMVAVGGLHRLGVETVVAGDGLEGFELATQGGFDAIAMDVQMPNLDGYEATRMIRASEAPGTRVPIIAMTAGAIEGDRERALEAGMDDFLTKPVDFRRLQQVLARWVGRDGAASPPEGRPVPDRALSAPDRPPVLDAARVAELRELDEPGETSYVAMIARAFLDRGDTYPQQVREAVESGDAEAIAAAAHLLKGNALNLGLRELGEIAGRIEHAARAGRTEFAAEVDALDAAHRRASAAVRALAPDVPA; encoded by the coding sequence ATGGACCACGCGGACGACTTGTACCTGCAGATCGTCGAGAGCTCCACCGACGGTTTCTGGGTCATCGATGCCGACGGCGTCACCCGCTTCGCCAGCGCACGCCTCGGCGAGATCCTCGGCCGCGATCCCGCCGCCATGGTGGGGACGCCGATGAGCGACTACCTCGACACCGCGGGTCAGCGGCAGTTCGCCGAGCACATCGCCGAGGTGCGGGCCGGACGCCTCAACCAGAGCGAGGTCGAGTGTTGCTTCCTCCGCGGTGACGGCGGCCGGGTCTGGGTCACGCTCGCCGAGTCCAGGCTCAACACCGAGGACGCGGCACCCCTCTATCTGCATCGCATCACCGACAGCACCGCGCAGCGCGAGCTGCTCGACGAGGTCAGCCACAGCCGGGCGCAGCTGGCCGAGGCCCAGCGCATCGGCAAGATCGGCGACTTCGTGTGGCGTCCGCTGGAAGGGCACGCGCAGTGGTCGGAGGAGCTGTACCGGATCTTCCGGCTCCCGCAGGGCCGCCCTCCGGCCGACTGGGCGGGCTTCCTCGAGCTGATCGATCCCCGCGACCGCGACGTCGTGAACGCGTCGGTGCGCGGCTTCGCCGGGGGCAGCGCCGAGACGCACGTCGCCTGGAACGGGCGACTGAACACCGGCGACCCCACCGACGTCGTGTGGCTGCGGGGACGCGGCCTCTTCGAGCGCGACGCCGAGGGTCGAATCGCCGTCGTGCGCGGCACGGTCCAGGACCAGACGGTTGAGCGCGAGACCGAGGACGCGCTGCGCGACTCCCTGCGCCAGAACACCCTCCTGCAGGCGCTGACCAGCGCGTCCAACCAGGCCGAGACGCTCGAGGACGTCCTGGTGATCTCCAAGCTCGCGATCACCGACTACGAGGACTGGTACCGCGCCCGCGCTTTCGAGCCCGACCCCGAGGCGCCGTACGGCGTGCGGCCGGCGTACGTCCAGGACACCGACGCGGCCGAGGACGCCGCGCTCACTCCCGCCCAGGTCGAGCAGGAGCTACGCATCGCGCGCAAGGCCGCGGAGGTGCGCGAGCTCGTGTGGGACGAGAGCGTGCACGACCGCCCGCTCATCGCCTTCCCGGTGCTGCTCGACGGCGAGATCATCACGATCATCGTGCTGACCGCCCTCGACCCCTTCCTGCGGCACTCGATGATCGCCGACATGGTCGCCCAGATCTCGGCACAGCTTGCCCGGGTGGCCGAGCGCGAGCGGTTGATCGTCGAGCTGTCCCAGGCGCGCGACGACGCGATGGCGGCCTCGCGGCAGAAGTCGGAGTTCCTGGCGACGATGAGCCACGAGATCCGTACGCCGATGAACGGTGTGGTCGGCCTCAACGACCTGCTACTGCAGACCCGGCTGGACGCAGAGCAGCGGCGGCTCGCCGAGGGCGTCCAGGGCGCCGGTCAGGCGCTGCTGCGGATCATCGACGACATCCTCGACTTCTCCAAGATCGAGGCCGGCAAGCTCGAGCTGTCGACCGAGACGTTCTCGATCGAGCAGGTCCTCGACCGGGTGCTGGCGATCTTCGGACCCGGTGCCACCGCGAAGGGCATCACCCTCACCGCCCAAACCGAGCCCGACGTACCCACGGTCCTGCGCGGCGACGGCTACCGGCTCGGCCAGGTCGTGAGCAACCTCGTGTCGAACGCCGTCCGCTTCACCCACGAGGGCAGCGTCGCGGTGCACGTACGGCGCGACGGCGCGCCCCGCCCCGACGGCAGGCACTGCCTGAGGTTCGAGGTGCGCGACACCGGCATCGGCATCGAGCCCTCCGCCCAGGCGGCGCTCTTCGAGCCCTTCACCCAGGCCGACCGGACCACCAGCGGCACCTTCGGGGGCACCGGTCTCGGCCTGGCGATCTCCCGGCAGCTCGTGGCCGCGATGGACGGCGAGGTCGGGCTGGAGTCGGTCCGCCACCAGGGCAGCACCTTCTGGTTCACCGCGCACTTCGCCGAGGCGTCCACCGACGAGCCGCTCGACGCGGGCCGGGAGGCCGCCTCCGACGAGATCCCACCCGGCACCCGGGTCCTCATCGTCGAGGACAACGAGCTCAACCAGATGGTCGCGGTCGGCGGGTTGCACCGGTTGGGCGTCGAGACCGTCGTCGCCGGCGACGGTCTCGAGGGATTCGAGCTCGCGACGCAGGGCGGCTTCGACGCCATCGCCATGGACGTGCAGATGCCGAACCTCGACGGCTACGAGGCCACCCGGATGATCCGCGCATCCGAGGCTCCCGGGACCCGCGTCCCCATCATCGCGATGACGGCGGGTGCGATCGAGGGCGACCGCGAGCGCGCCCTCGAGGCCGGCATGGACGACTTCCTCACCAAGCCCGTTGACTTCCGTCGGCTCCAGCAGGTCCTGGCCCGCTGGGTGGGGCGCGACGGCGCCGCCTCGCCCCCCGAGGGCCGCCCCGTGCCCGACCGCGCGCTCTCCGCACCCGACCGCCCGCCGGTCCTCGACGCCGCGCGCGTCGCTGAGCTCCGCGAGCTCGACGAGCCCGGCGAGACGTCGTACGTCGCGATGATTGCGCGCGCCTTCCTCGACCGCGGCGACACCTACCCCCAGCAGGTGCGGGAGGCAGTGGAGTCCGGGGACGCCGAGGCGATCGCGGCCGCCGCCCACCTGTTGAAGGGCAACGCCCTCAATCTCGGCCTGCGCGAGCTCGGCGAGATCGCCGGTCGCATCGAGCACGCGGCCCGTGCCGGACGCACGGAGTTCGCCGCCGAGGTCGACGCCCTCGATGCCGCCCACCGGCGGGCGAGCGCCGCGGTGCGCGCGCTCGCCCCCGACGTACCCGCCTGA
- a CDS encoding NAD(P)/FAD-dependent oxidoreductase, with protein sequence MSVDQVDDPGTSTSPTPLGAETHRVVVVGSGFGGLFGTKALRRADVEVTMVAKTTHHLFQPLLYQVATGILSEGEIAPPTREILAKQRNARVILGEVTHIDLDRRTVTSQVLGRETVTPYDTLLVAAGAGQSYFGNDHFAEFAPGMKSIDDALELRGRIFGAFELAEIAETEEEVERLLTFVVVGAGPTGVEMAGQIAELAHRTLKRDFRRINTRHARVILVDAAPQVLPPFGEKLGRKTKEDLEGLGVEVQLGAMVVEVDERGLEVQDKDGRRRRIDAVTKVWAAGVQASPLAKQLAEQSGAPLDRAGRVGVNPDLTLPGHPEVFVVGDMISLNNLPGVAQVAIQGAKYAAKEIDNRLKGKAPQEPFRYFDKGSMATISRFRAVALIGKVRLTGFVAWLMWLAVHLVYITGFKSRVTALLRWAVSFIGRGRSERTTTEQQIFARTALNRLEGGTAGLVSAPGEWNDQRSELAAQRRATLEEQASEEVRLTDTGVRGARVGD encoded by the coding sequence ATGAGCGTCGACCAGGTCGACGACCCCGGCACGAGCACGTCGCCCACACCCCTCGGCGCCGAGACCCACCGCGTGGTGGTCGTCGGCTCCGGGTTCGGCGGTCTGTTCGGCACCAAGGCGCTGCGACGTGCCGACGTCGAGGTGACGATGGTCGCCAAGACCACCCACCACCTCTTCCAGCCGCTGCTCTACCAGGTGGCGACGGGGATCCTGTCCGAGGGCGAGATCGCCCCGCCGACCCGGGAGATCCTGGCCAAGCAGCGCAACGCCCGGGTCATCCTCGGCGAGGTGACCCACATCGACCTCGACCGCCGCACCGTCACCTCGCAGGTCCTCGGGCGCGAGACGGTCACGCCGTACGACACGTTGCTGGTGGCCGCCGGCGCCGGACAGTCCTACTTCGGCAACGACCACTTCGCGGAGTTCGCGCCGGGCATGAAGAGCATCGACGACGCCCTCGAGCTGCGCGGACGGATCTTCGGCGCGTTCGAGCTGGCCGAGATCGCCGAGACCGAGGAGGAGGTCGAGCGGCTGCTGACCTTCGTGGTCGTCGGCGCGGGCCCCACCGGTGTGGAGATGGCAGGACAGATCGCCGAGCTCGCCCACCGCACGCTCAAGCGCGACTTCCGCCGCATCAACACCCGGCACGCCCGGGTGATCCTCGTCGACGCCGCGCCGCAGGTGCTGCCGCCGTTCGGCGAGAAGCTCGGCCGCAAGACCAAGGAGGACCTCGAGGGCCTCGGTGTCGAGGTCCAGCTCGGCGCCATGGTGGTCGAGGTCGACGAGCGCGGCCTCGAGGTCCAGGACAAGGACGGGCGGCGGCGCCGCATCGACGCCGTGACCAAGGTGTGGGCCGCCGGCGTCCAGGCCAGCCCCCTGGCGAAGCAGCTGGCCGAGCAGTCGGGCGCTCCGCTCGACCGGGCCGGCCGCGTCGGCGTCAACCCCGACCTCACCCTGCCCGGGCACCCCGAGGTGTTCGTCGTGGGCGACATGATCTCGCTCAACAACCTCCCGGGCGTCGCGCAGGTCGCGATCCAGGGCGCGAAGTACGCCGCCAAGGAGATCGACAACCGGCTCAAGGGCAAGGCCCCGCAGGAGCCGTTCCGCTACTTCGACAAGGGCAGCATGGCGACGATCTCCCGCTTCCGGGCCGTCGCGCTGATCGGCAAGGTGCGGCTCACCGGGTTCGTCGCCTGGCTGATGTGGCTGGCGGTCCACCTCGTCTACATCACCGGGTTCAAGAGCCGCGTCACGGCGCTGCTGCGGTGGGCGGTCAGCTTCATCGGCCGCGGTCGCTCCGAGCGGACCACCACCGAGCAGCAGATCTTCGCCCGCACAGCGCTCAACCGGCTCGAGGGCGGGACGGCCGGGCTCGTCTCCGCGCCGGGGGAGTGGAACGACCAGCGCTCCGAGCTCGCCGCCCAGCGCCGCGCCACCCTCGAGGAGCAGGCCTCCGAGGAGGTGCGGCTCACCGACACCGGCGTCCGCGGCGCCCGGGTCGGCGACTGA
- a CDS encoding PaaI family thioesterase, with protein MDADQYVVVDVDEAEHERFLASQVALTDAARQLVDATIRTQVGAEELDAVRGELDALVARLRTSQLPGSYGVSLTSGGTFRNYGNAVVGKRNAVAPPLEVERDPAGRAWSHFALGAAYEGPPGLVHGGVTALILDQIAGEAAAAGGTPGMTGQLNLRYERPTPLGPLSVEAWVDRREGYKTWVKGEMRDAEGQATVTCEGLFILPRWARELVDEETKARYQRTGAGDAPGTPGD; from the coding sequence GTGGATGCAGACCAGTACGTCGTCGTCGACGTCGATGAGGCCGAGCACGAGCGATTCCTCGCCTCGCAGGTGGCCCTGACCGACGCCGCGCGCCAGCTCGTCGACGCGACGATCCGTACGCAGGTCGGCGCCGAGGAGCTCGACGCCGTGCGCGGGGAGCTCGATGCGCTCGTGGCCCGGCTCCGGACGTCCCAGCTGCCGGGGTCGTACGGCGTCTCACTCACCAGCGGCGGCACGTTCCGCAACTACGGCAACGCGGTGGTCGGCAAGCGCAACGCCGTGGCTCCGCCGCTCGAGGTCGAGCGCGACCCCGCCGGGCGGGCCTGGTCGCACTTCGCGCTCGGGGCGGCGTACGAAGGGCCCCCCGGGCTCGTCCACGGCGGCGTGACCGCACTGATCCTCGACCAGATCGCCGGCGAGGCGGCCGCGGCCGGCGGCACCCCGGGCATGACCGGTCAGCTGAACCTGCGCTACGAGCGCCCCACCCCGCTGGGACCGCTGTCGGTGGAGGCGTGGGTCGACCGCCGCGAGGGCTACAAGACCTGGGTCAAGGGCGAGATGCGCGACGCCGAGGGTCAAGCGACGGTGACCTGCGAGGGTCTGTTCATCCTGCCGCGTTGGGCGCGTGAGCTGGTGGACGAGGAGACGAAGGCGCGCTACCAGCGCACCGGCGCCGGCGACGCGCCCGGGACGCCGGGAGACTGA
- a CDS encoding SpoIVB peptidase S55 domain-containing protein → MQKSFPGRVGLRRTAAVAALGLAATLTGVVLPGPAVSAPDERCPEVFPLADVAKGDAIEGLTVTSGTVPTGFTGTIKGVLEDGIAPDVDMIMADLESPELDRVGGIWEGMSGSPVYAEDGRLIGAVAYGLSYGPSKVAGITPASAMYALRSKTGAPAAPAAKVAIPRRQQAALASTGVSARQVRGGFSALPLPYGVSGLGAKRLSKAADAFDFAADRVFAAGAAPLAERAPAVRPVAGGNIAASLSYGDVSMVGTGTVTAVCGEEVIGFGHPMNFSGPTTLTMHNADAIYIQEDSTGAPFKVANPSAPIGTINQDRLAGILGPIGSIPATTPITSTVAMRDGSGSRIGETRATYLPAMGDIAASHLMANLDRVYDGWRAGSAEAGWTIRGTRSNGTPWTYSFADHWTDRADITFLPSVTLYEHAETLRTALGTKGTIDAITIDAKLSEELRTWSIVEVEAEVRRAGTWVPLQARKKIKARAGAVLRVRATLASVDNNLGRKVVRMTVRVPAKAKGAEGTLVVATAGVAPLAERVQGSGVDRAIARLQRSPRQSDLVAAVVATPRRTELVNRTVAPQNAKITGGKRIRVQILR, encoded by the coding sequence ATGCAGAAGTCATTCCCTGGCCGGGTCGGTCTGCGCCGCACCGCAGCCGTCGCCGCGCTGGGTCTCGCCGCCACGCTCACGGGAGTGGTCCTTCCCGGACCGGCCGTGTCGGCACCGGACGAGCGGTGCCCGGAGGTCTTCCCGCTCGCCGACGTCGCGAAGGGTGACGCGATCGAGGGCCTCACCGTCACCTCCGGCACCGTCCCGACCGGCTTCACCGGCACCATCAAGGGTGTCCTCGAGGACGGCATCGCCCCCGACGTCGACATGATCATGGCGGACCTGGAGTCGCCCGAGCTCGACCGCGTCGGCGGGATCTGGGAGGGCATGTCCGGCTCGCCGGTCTATGCCGAGGACGGCCGCCTCATCGGCGCCGTCGCCTACGGCCTGTCCTACGGCCCCTCGAAGGTCGCCGGCATCACGCCCGCGTCCGCGATGTATGCCCTCCGCTCGAAGACCGGAGCCCCCGCAGCGCCCGCGGCCAAGGTCGCGATCCCACGCCGGCAGCAGGCCGCCCTCGCGAGCACGGGGGTCAGCGCACGTCAGGTCCGTGGCGGGTTCAGCGCGCTGCCGCTGCCCTACGGCGTGTCGGGTCTCGGTGCGAAGCGGCTGAGCAAGGCCGCCGACGCCTTCGACTTCGCCGCCGACCGGGTGTTCGCCGCCGGTGCGGCCCCGCTCGCCGAGCGGGCACCCGCGGTCCGTCCCGTGGCAGGCGGCAACATCGCCGCGTCACTGTCCTACGGCGACGTCTCCATGGTCGGCACGGGCACCGTCACCGCAGTCTGCGGCGAGGAGGTCATCGGCTTCGGCCACCCCATGAACTTCAGTGGTCCGACCACGTTGACGATGCACAACGCCGACGCGATCTACATCCAGGAGGACAGCACCGGCGCGCCGTTCAAGGTCGCCAACCCCTCCGCCCCGATCGGGACGATCAACCAGGACCGGCTCGCCGGCATCCTCGGCCCCATCGGCTCGATCCCGGCGACCACCCCGATCACCTCGACCGTCGCGATGCGTGACGGCAGTGGGTCGCGCATCGGCGAGACGCGGGCGACCTACCTGCCCGCGATGGGCGACATCGCCGCGAGCCACCTCATGGCCAACCTCGACCGCGTGTACGACGGATGGCGGGCGGGCTCCGCTGAGGCCGGCTGGACGATCCGGGGCACGCGGTCCAACGGGACGCCGTGGACCTACTCCTTCGCCGACCACTGGACCGACCGCGCCGACATCACCTTCCTGCCGTCCGTCACGCTCTACGAGCACGCCGAGACCCTGCGCACCGCGCTCGGCACCAAGGGCACCATCGACGCCATCACGATCGACGCCAAGTTGAGCGAGGAGCTGCGCACCTGGTCGATCGTCGAGGTCGAGGCCGAGGTTCGGCGGGCCGGTACGTGGGTCCCGCTGCAGGCCCGCAAGAAGATCAAGGCCCGCGCCGGCGCGGTGCTGCGGGTGCGGGCGACGCTCGCGTCCGTCGACAACAACCTCGGGCGCAAGGTCGTGCGGATGACGGTCCGGGTCCCGGCCAAGGCCAAGGGCGCCGAAGGCACGCTGGTGGTGGCCACGGCCGGGGTGGCCCCGCTGGCGGAGCGCGTGCAGGGGTCGGGCGTCGACCGGGCGATCGCCCGGCTGCAGCGCTCCCCGCGCCAGTCGGACCTGGTCGCCGCCGTCGTCGCGACACCGCGACGCACCGAGCTGGTCAACCGCACTGTCGCGCCGCAGAACGCCAAGATCACCGGTGGCAAGCGGATCCGGGTGCAGATCCTGCGCTGA
- a CDS encoding ATP-binding protein translates to MPLSQQLELDPDPSAARTARAWVIELLARLGRDDLAESAELGVSELVTNALLHAEPPVRLRLRGTRDHPRIEVLDCSSSLPASAGATGGEDQLGNGGRGLDLVALFSRAWGSVVDSTGKLVWFEPTSAEPDGEPVVGHHVVNEDTFATEPEVAGERIAVRLLNFPVQEWAHFRAMYTELRRELRLLAITHPDDYPLATELTELARTVDGHRLHSTGHAKLEAAIEAGQTTADLTYEVPVTSVHDMPRLAGLLREAVRFCHEQNLLASAPLEEHVELVVWYADQFVQQAAGREASPWRGAARSA, encoded by the coding sequence GTGCCCCTGTCCCAACAGCTCGAACTCGATCCTGACCCGAGCGCTGCGCGGACGGCGCGTGCCTGGGTGATCGAGCTGCTCGCACGCCTCGGGCGCGACGACCTCGCGGAGTCGGCGGAGCTGGGCGTGTCGGAGCTGGTCACCAACGCCCTGCTGCACGCTGAGCCACCCGTGCGGCTCCGGTTGCGCGGCACCCGCGACCACCCGCGCATCGAGGTGCTGGACTGCTCGTCCTCGCTGCCCGCCTCGGCTGGCGCCACCGGCGGTGAGGACCAGCTCGGCAACGGCGGGCGCGGACTGGACCTGGTGGCGCTGTTCTCCCGCGCCTGGGGATCCGTCGTCGACTCGACCGGCAAGCTCGTGTGGTTCGAGCCGACCTCCGCGGAGCCCGACGGCGAGCCGGTGGTGGGCCACCACGTCGTCAACGAGGACACCTTCGCCACCGAGCCCGAGGTCGCCGGCGAGCGGATCGCGGTGCGGCTGCTCAACTTCCCGGTCCAGGAGTGGGCGCACTTCCGCGCGATGTACACCGAGCTGCGCCGCGAGCTCCGCCTGCTCGCCATCACCCACCCCGACGACTATCCGCTGGCCACCGAGCTCACCGAGCTCGCCCGCACCGTCGACGGTCACCGGCTCCACAGCACCGGCCACGCCAAGCTCGAGGCTGCGATCGAGGCAGGGCAGACGACCGCCGACCTGACCTACGAGGTCCCGGTGACGAGCGTCCACGACATGCCGCGCCTCGCCGGCCTGCTGCGCGAGGCGGTGCGGTTCTGCCACGAGCAGAACCTGCTGGCCTCCGCGCCGTTGGAGGAGCACGTCGAGCTGGTCGTGTGGTACGCCGACCAGTTCGTGCAGCAGGCTGCGGGCCGCGAGGCGTCCCCGTGGCGGGGCGCCGCCCGCTCCGCCTGA
- a CDS encoding mycothione reductase gives MTHFDVVVIGSGSGNSLIDSSFSHLRTAIVERGVFGGTCLNVGCIPTKMFVHPADLAASVGESGRLGIDLRLEGVRWRDIRDRVFGRIDAISANGREYRAAGLPGTTLFEGTARFVGDRELRIALNDGGEETITADQVVLAAGSRAVVPPVPGVEDVPVHTSDTIMRIDEVPARLAILGGGVVAAEFAHVFGSFGSQVTIINRSEQLLGSLDEDLSATFTEHARRTWDVRSPARVTHAAVTADGGVRLELSGPGDPGTVEADLLLVATGRRPNSDLLDLAAGGVDVDAAGVVVTDRHQRTSAPGVWALGDVANSFQLKHLANHEARVVQHNLLHPEDLWERDHEHVPAGIFTRPQIATVGLTEAQARAQGVPHVIARQQYGDTAYGWATEDTVGFAKLLLDPDSGHLLGAHLLGLDATTVIQPLITALTFKIPAREFARGQFWIHPALSEVAENALLKHNPPVG, from the coding sequence GTGACCCACTTCGACGTCGTCGTCATCGGCAGCGGTTCGGGGAACTCCCTGATCGACTCCTCCTTCTCCCACCTGCGCACGGCGATCGTGGAGCGGGGGGTCTTCGGCGGCACCTGCCTCAACGTGGGCTGCATCCCGACCAAGATGTTCGTCCACCCCGCCGACCTGGCGGCCTCGGTCGGCGAGTCCGGGCGGCTCGGGATCGACCTGCGTCTCGAGGGCGTCCGCTGGCGCGACATCCGCGACCGGGTCTTCGGCCGGATCGACGCCATCTCCGCGAACGGACGCGAGTACCGCGCCGCGGGACTGCCGGGCACCACGCTCTTCGAGGGCACGGCCCGCTTCGTCGGCGACCGCGAGCTGAGGATCGCGCTGAACGACGGCGGCGAGGAGACCATCACCGCCGACCAGGTCGTGCTCGCGGCCGGCAGCCGCGCGGTGGTCCCGCCGGTGCCGGGCGTCGAGGACGTCCCCGTCCACACCAGCGACACGATCATGCGCATCGACGAGGTCCCCGCGCGGCTGGCGATCCTCGGCGGCGGGGTCGTCGCGGCCGAGTTCGCTCACGTCTTCGGCTCCTTCGGCAGCCAGGTCACCATCATCAACCGCTCCGAGCAGCTCCTGGGCTCGCTCGACGAGGACCTGTCCGCGACGTTCACCGAGCACGCACGCCGGACCTGGGACGTACGCTCGCCCGCGCGGGTCACCCACGCAGCGGTCACGGCGGACGGCGGCGTACGCCTGGAGCTGAGTGGTCCTGGTGACCCCGGCACGGTCGAGGCCGACCTGCTGCTGGTCGCCACCGGCCGGCGGCCCAACTCCGACCTGCTCGACCTCGCAGCGGGCGGGGTCGACGTCGACGCCGCGGGGGTCGTGGTCACCGACCGCCACCAGCGCACGAGCGCACCGGGTGTCTGGGCGCTCGGGGACGTCGCGAACTCCTTCCAGCTCAAGCACCTCGCCAACCACGAGGCGCGCGTCGTGCAGCACAACCTGTTGCATCCCGAGGACCTGTGGGAGCGCGACCACGAGCACGTCCCCGCGGGCATCTTCACCCGGCCGCAGATCGCCACCGTCGGCCTGACCGAGGCCCAGGCACGGGCGCAGGGCGTGCCCCACGTGATCGCGCGCCAGCAGTACGGCGACACCGCCTACGGGTGGGCGACCGAGGACACCGTGGGGTTTGCGAAGCTGCTGCTCGACCCCGACTCCGGACACCTGCTGGGGGCACACCTGCTGGGGCTGGACGCGACCACCGTCATCCAGCCGCTGATCACCGCGCTGACCTTCAAGATCCCGGCGCGGGAGTTCGCCCGAGGCCAGTTCTGGATCCATCCGGCACTCAGCGAGGTTGCCGAGAACGCCTTGCTGAAGCACAATCCCCCCGTTGGTTGA